The Acuticoccus sediminis DNA segment GTGGCACCGGTGACGACAGCGATTTTCCCGTCCAGTCGGCCGGGGTCGGACAGTTCGTTCACGCCTTCTCCAGGAACGCGAGATGATCTTGGGGCAGGCGGTCGGTGCGGTCCGTGAGGGTCGTCGGATATTCGCCGGTGAAGCACGCGTCGCAGTACTGCGGCACGTCGTGGCGGGAATCCTGACCGGCCGCGCGGTAGAGGCCGTCGATCGACAGGTACGCCAGGCTGTCCACGCGGATGTAGCGGGTCAGCTCCTCGACGGACATGCGCGAGGCGATCAGCTTCGACTTCTCGGGCGTGTCGACGCCGTAGAAGCAGGAGTCGGTGGTCGGCGGGGAGGCGATGCGCATGTGCACCTCGGCCGCGCCCGCGTCGCGCACCATCTCGACGATCTTCATCGAGGTCGTGCCGCGGACGATGGAATCGTCGACGAGGACGACGCGCTTGCCCTTCAGCACGGAGCGGTTGGCGTTGTGCTTCAGCTTCACGCCCATGTGGCGGATCTGGTCGGACGGCTCGATGAAGGTCCGCCCGACGTAGTGGTTGCGGATGATGCCGAGCTCGAACGGGAGCCCCGCCCCCTCCGCGTAGCCGATCGCAGCCGGGGTGCCGGAGTCGGGAACGGGGACGACGATGTCCGCGTCCGCGGGCGCCTCCATCGCGAGCTCGCGGCCGATGCGCTTGCGCACCTCGTAGACCGACAGGCCGCTGATCGTGGAATCGGGGCGGGCGAAGTAGACGTACTCGAAGATGCAGAAGCGGTTGGACGGGCGGTCCGGGAAGGGGCGCACCGATTCCATGCCGCGGTCGGAGATGACGACCATCTCGCCCGGCTCGACCTCGCGCACGAAGCGCGCGCCGATGATGTCCAGCGCGCACGTCTCGGACGCCAGCACGAAGGAGCCTTCGAAGTCGCCGATGACGAGCGGGCGGATGCCCAGCGCGTCACGGCAGCCGACCATCAGGTTGTCGGTCAGCGCGACGAGGGCGAAGGCGCCTTCGAGCTGGCGGATCGCGTCGACGAAGCGCTCGATGAACGTCGCCTTGGTGGAGGTGGCGAGGAGGTGGATGAGGACTTCCGTGTCCGACGAGGACTGGAAGATCGATCCGGAGTTGCGCAGCGTCTCGCGGAGCTTGCGCGCGTTGGTGATGTTGCCGTTGTGCGCGACGGCGAAGCCGCCGATCGCCGTCTCGGCGAACAGCGGCTGGACGTTGTGCAGGGCGGGCTCGCCCGTGGTCGAATACCGGTTGTGCCCGATCGCGCAGTCACCCTTCAGGCGGTCGATGACGTCCTGGCTGGTGAAGTTGTCGTCGACCAGGCCCATGTGTCGCTCGAGCCTGAACTTGCCGCGGTCGCAGGCGACGATACCCGCCGCCTCCTGTCCGCGGTGCTGCAGGGCGTGGAGGCCGAGCGCCGTGAGGGCGCTCGCGCCGGGGTTCCGGAAAACCCCGAACACACCGCATTCATCGTTGAAGCGGTCAGCGGTATCGATCAGGCGTGCCAAATCAGTTCGCGCTCGTGTTGCCGCCGAGCGGTTGCGGCTGAATGACGGTGTTGTCGTCAGTGCCGCTGGTGCCGCCGGTGGTCGGAGCTCCAGGCGTCGCGGGCTCCTGCTGCGGGGACGGTTGGTTGCTCGTGGTCCCGGTGCCGGAGGTCGTGCCGGGGGTCGCGCCGGGGGTCGCGGGAACGGCGCCGGGGGTGCCCGGAACCGCACCGGGGGTGCCGATGGTGGGCTGCGAGCCGGCGGGCGGCGTCGAGCTGCCGGCGCCGTCCTCGAAGGCGCCGCGGATCGCCCGCTCCGGATCGTCCGGGATGGCGGCCAGGAGGCGGTTGCCGAGCTCGGACAGGCGCGGGTAGGACGCAGCGGTGGTCACCCACGCCGGACGCTCGGGCGCGGCCACCAGCCAGTTGAAGAAGATCACCGCCACGACCACGAGGAGCAGGCCGCGGGCGGCACCGAAGACGAAGCCGACGAGACGGTCGACTGGGCCGACGGGGGAATCCATGACGAAGTCGGAGATCTTCATCGTGATGAGCGACACCACGATCAGCGACACCAGGAAGATGCCGGCGGCGGACAGTCCGATCGCGATGGTCTGGTTGTCCACGTACTGCGAGACGTACGGAAGCGCCTGCTCGTAGAACATATAGGCAAGGATCGCCGCAGCGACCCATGCGGCGATGCTCAGCACTTCGCGCACGAAACCGCGGAACATGGCGAGCACTGCCGAAATGAACACCACGGCAATGACAACGCCGTCGAGGATCGCGATATTCATCAATCGTCTCCGAAAGAGGAGGCCTGCCGCTCGTCGGCAAAACCGTTTGGTGCGATGCGGTGAACCAAATCGCTAAGCAATGCAACCTCACTGGTTGCGCAACCCTCGCTATCCGCAGCCGCCTGCGGCGGAACGATGGCTCCGCGAAATCCGAGCTTCGCCGCCTCCTTGAGACGCCCGCTGGCATGGGGCACAGGACGCACGCGGCCCGAAAGACTCACCTCACCGAAATAGACCACGTCCGGCGGAAGGGCGATCCCAGCGCGAGAAGAAATCAGCGCTGCTGCAACCGCAAGATCGGCCGCCGGCTCAGCAATTCTAAGGCCTCCTGCCACCGCGAGATAAATATCGTGGCTGGATAACACAAGCGCGCACCGGGCTTCCAGCACGGCCAGGACCATGGAGAGGCGCGAAGAGTCCCATCCGAGAACGGCGCGGCGCGGCGTGGCGAGGCGGGACGGTGCAACCAGAGCCTGTACCTCGACGAGGAGCGGACGGGTCCCCTCCATGCCCGCGAACACCGCCGCGCCCGGTGACGAGACGTCGCGTTCGCCTAAAAACAATTCCGACGGGTTGTCCACTTCGCGCAAACCGCCGCCGGTCATCTCGAAGACGCCCAGCTCGTCGGTGGGCCCGAAGCGGTTCTTTGACCCTCGAAGCAGCCTGAATGCATGACTGGGGTCGCCCTCGAAGGTGAGGACCGCGTCGACCATGTGCTCCACGACCCGCGGACCGGCGAGCTGACCGTCCTTGGTGACGTGGCCGACGAGGATGACCGCGGCACCCGACAATTTGGCATACCGGATCAGCGCCTGCGCCGAGGCTCTCACCTGCGTCACGGTGCCTGGGGACGCCTCGGCGATGGAGGTCTGCAGCGTCTGGATCGAGTCGATGACGACGAGGGCGGGAGGGGGCCCGGCCGACAGCGTCTCAAGGATGGTCTCGACCTCCGTCTCGGCCGCGAGGGCGACGGCGGACTTGTCGGCGCCGAGGCGCCGGGCACGGAGCTGGACCTGGGCGGTCGCCTCCTCGCCGGTGACGTAGACGACGCGCCGGCCCGAGTCCGCGAGCGTCGCCGCCACCTGCAGGAGAAGGGTGGACTTGCCGATGCCAGGGTCGCCGCCGATCAGGACGGCCGAACCGGGGACGAGGCCGCCGCCGGTGACGCGGTCGAACTCGGCGATGCCGGTCTCGATGCGCGGGGCCTCGGGGATCGGCGTGTCGAGCGAGGACAGCACGAGGCGGCGGCCCTTGGCGCGCGAGGTCTTGCCGGTGGCGGCCGCCATGATGTCGGCGGTGGCGGCCTCCTCGACGATGGTGTTCCACTCGCCGCAGGACTCGCATTTGCCCGACCAGCGCGACGTGACGGCGCCGCATTCCTGGCAGACGAACCGCGCGGCACGCTTGGCCAATGGCAGCTCCTTTGATGAGGCGGCAGGGGGCCGGCCTCAGTCGGGGTCGGTCTCGTACGTCGCGATCCCCTCCGGCAGCCGCACCCAGTGGTGGCGGCGGCTGTCGTAGACGGACGCCCGCGGGGCCGGGAAGCCGGGGTCGGCGAACGCGCCGACGGCCACGGACACGTAGTCCGAGCCCTCCTCGGTATGAAAGACCGTGGTGCCGCATCGGGGGCAGAAGCGAAAGACCATGCGCGAGCCTTGGTCGCCGATGCGCACATATTCCGTCGCCTCGCCCGTCACCGTGTAGGGCGGCAGGAACGCCGCGAGCGTCGCGAACACGCTCCCGGTGCGACGCTGGCAGGCGATGCAGTGGCAGATCCCGACGGCCCTCGGCTCGTCGACGACGTCGATGCGGAGCCCGCCGCAGGAGCAGGTTGCGGTGCGTGTCATGGTCTGAACCCTCACCGGTGGCGCCCGGCCGGCACTTTAACGCCGCACGGCGCCGGACCGGAAGCCGCGGCCTCAATCGCCCGCCGTCAGACCGGAACGTCGAGGTCTAAGCCGCTATTTCCCGCTTCGCTGTAGCGATCGGTCAGAGCGGGGCGATCCGCCGGTCTGCGCGGTGGGTCAGGCCGGTGAAGAACTCGTAGCCGATGGTGCCGGCGTGAGCCGCGACGGTGTCGACCGGCACGTTGGGCCCGATCATCTCGATGTAGTCGCCCCGGACGCAGGGGACGCCGGTGACGTCGACGGCGATGAGGTCCATCGAGACGCGGCCGATGAGACGCACGGCATGGCCGTTGACGAAGGCGGGCGCCCCGGCGTGGATGTCGGACCCGCCCGCGGCGCGGATGTAGCCGTCGGCATAGCCGAGGGAGACGATGGCGATCCGGCTCGACCGCGTCAGCGTCTGCGCTGCGCCGTAGCCGACGGTCTCGCCGGCGACCCCCTCGCGCACCTGGATGACGCGCGCCTCGAGCCGCACGGTCGGCTCCAGCGCGGTGGTGCCCTCCGCCGCGACGGCGCCGTACATCGCGATCCCGGGCCTCACGAGGTCGTAGTGGGCCTGCGGGCGGGTGAGGATCGCGGCGGAGTTGGCGAACGAGGCGGGGACGGACGGGTGCGCCCGGCGCGCGGCGGCGAAGGCGGCCTCCTGCGCGGCGTTGAGCGAGTGGTCCGGCGTGTCGGCGCAGGCGAAATGGCTCGCGATCAGGGCCGGCGCGGGGCCGGTGTAGGCGACGGCCTCCGCGACGCTGACGCCGAGCCGGTTCATCCCCGTGTCGACGTTGAGCGCGAAGGGGGCGTGCTCCGGCCAGTCGGCGAGGGCGTCGAGGGAGGAGATGAAGGGGCGGAGCCGGTCGCGGACGGCGTCCTCGACCCCGTCGAAGAGGCCGTTGAGGACGTAGATCTCGACGTCCGGCAGGAGCCGGCGGAGCCTGGCGCCCTCGGCGTGGAGTGCGACGCAGAAGGTGCGGCAGCCGGCGGCGGCGAGCTTCGGGGCGACCGCCTCGATGCCGTGCCCGTAGGCGTCGGCCTTTACCACGGCGGCGCAGGCGGCACCGGTGCGGGCCGCGAGCGTCTTCCAGTTGCGCACGACCGCGCCGGGGTCGACCGTCAGGCGCGATCCGGTCCATGCGGCCGGGGCCGGGGCGGGCGGGGTCTGGGAAGCGGCAGCGAGCATGAGGTCAGCCTAACGTGCCACGCGGCGAGGGCAAATGCCGCTTTGCGCAGGGCTGCCCTCAGCGTCAGTCGGTCGTGATCGCCTCGAAGCGGCGGATCATTTCGGCGAGGAAGTTCAGCTCCTTCTCGCCGAGGCGCTTCTCGATGGTCGGCAGGTCCGCCTCGGTGACCTGCGACTCGCCGCGCACGATGGGCGGGAGGCGCTTGAGCTCCGGCGTCGGGTCGAGCCGCGAGCGGTGCACCACCACCTCGAGGTTGGCGCGGTCGACGAGCCCGGAGACCCGCAGCCGCTCCAGCTCCGCGGCGAGGAGCTTGGCCTCGCCCGCCAGCGTCACCGTGGCATGCACGTAGCCGACCGGAACCGCGTCCTTGTCATAATCCGCCATAACGTCCGTCCTACTCGTACGTCACCGCCACCTGACCCGGCGCGAGGTTGCCGAAGCGGGTGAGCTCGGCCTCGAACTGCAGCTTCACTGTGCCGGTGGGGCCGTGGCGCTGCTTGGCGACGATCACCTCGGCGATGCCGTGGCAGGCCTCCATCTTGGCCTCCCACTCGAAGAACTCCTGGCTGCCCTCCGGCGGCTTGCGAGACTGCAGGTAATACTCCTCGCGGAACACGAAGAGCACCACGTCCGCGTCCTGTTCGATGGAACCGGATTCGCGCAGGTCCGCAAGCTGCGGCCGCTTGTCGTCGCGGTTTTCCACCTGTCGTGAGAGCTGGGAGAGCGCGACGATGGGGACTTCCAGCTCCTTGGCGAGTGCCTTCAGGCCGGTGGTGATCTCGGTGATCTCGTTCACGCGGCTTGCGCCCGGCTTGCCCGAGCCCGACAGCAGCTGGAGATAGTCGACGATGAGGAGGTCGAGCCCCTTCTGCCGTTTCAGCCGGCGCGCGCGGGCGGCGAGGGCGCCGATGGAGATGCCGCCGGTCTGGTCGATGTAGAACGGGAGCGTCTGCATCGCGGTCGCGGCGGAGACGAGGTCCTGGAACTGGTGCTCCTCGAAGGCGCCGCGCCGGATGAGGGCCGAGGAGATGCCCGACTGCTCGGCGAGGATACGGGTGGCGAGCTGCTCGGCCGACATTTCGAGCGAGAAGAAGCCGACGATGCCGCCGTCGACGGTCTTGTTGACGCCGTTCTCCATCCCGCGGCGGAAGGCGCGCGCGACTGCGAAGCCGATGTTGGTGGCGAGCGAGGTCTTGCCCATCGCGGGACGGCCGGCGAGGACCACGAGGTCGGAGCGCTGCAGGCCGCCCATCAGCCGGTCGAGGTCGGACAGCCCCGTGGCGATGCCGGAGAGGGCGCCGGCGCGGTGGAACGCGGCATCCGCCATCTCGACTGCCGCGGTGAGGGCGTTGGTGAAGTCGACGAAGCCCTGGTTGATCTCGCCGTTCTCGGCGAGCTCGTAGAGCTTGCGCTCGACGCCCTCGATCTGCTGGCGCGGCGTGACGTCGACGTCGGACGTGTAGGCCTCGCTCACCATCTCCTCGCCGATGGTGATGAGCTGGCGGCGGACGGCGAGGTCGAAGATGCTGCGGCCGTAGTCGACCGCGTTGATGATGGTCGTCGCATTGGCGGCGAGGCGCGCGAGGTACTCCACCGCCGGCAGCTCGGCGATGGTCTCCTCGGCGGCGAAGAACGTCTTGACCGTGAGCGGCGTCGCCACCTTGCCGGCGCGGATCAGCTTGCCGGCGATCTCGAAGATGCGCCGGTGCGGCTCGACGTAGAAGTGCTCCGTCTTGAGGAAGTCGGAGACGCGGTAGAACGCCTCGTTGTTGACCAGCAGCGCGCCGAGCAGTTGCTGCTCGATCTCGACATTCTGCGGCGCGGTGCGGATTTCGAGTGCGGCGTGGTCGAGCGGCTGGTTCATCGTGGCTCCCGTCGGTTCTCCCGACGGTGTACGCCGGAGAGCGATCCGGTTCGCGCCTGACACGCGGAACAGACGCGAACCCTGCCGTTCTCCACTCGCTGTGGATGGGTTAACGGTGAAT contains these protein-coding regions:
- the alr gene encoding alanine racemase, with translation MLAAASQTPPAPAPAAWTGSRLTVDPGAVVRNWKTLAARTGAACAAVVKADAYGHGIEAVAPKLAAAGCRTFCVALHAEGARLRRLLPDVEIYVLNGLFDGVEDAVRDRLRPFISSLDALADWPEHAPFALNVDTGMNRLGVSVAEAVAYTGPAPALIASHFACADTPDHSLNAAQEAAFAAARRAHPSVPASFANSAAILTRPQAHYDLVRPGIAMYGAVAAEGTTALEPTVRLEARVIQVREGVAGETVGYGAAQTLTRSSRIAIVSLGYADGYIRAAGGSDIHAGAPAFVNGHAVRLIGRVSMDLIAVDVTGVPCVRGDYIEMIGPNVPVDTVAAHAGTIGYEFFTGLTHRADRRIAPL
- the purF gene encoding amidophosphoribosyltransferase → MARLIDTADRFNDECGVFGVFRNPGASALTALGLHALQHRGQEAAGIVACDRGKFRLERHMGLVDDNFTSQDVIDRLKGDCAIGHNRYSTTGEPALHNVQPLFAETAIGGFAVAHNGNITNARKLRETLRNSGSIFQSSSDTEVLIHLLATSTKATFIERFVDAIRQLEGAFALVALTDNLMVGCRDALGIRPLVIGDFEGSFVLASETCALDIIGARFVREVEPGEMVVISDRGMESVRPFPDRPSNRFCIFEYVYFARPDSTISGLSVYEVRKRIGRELAMEAPADADIVVPVPDSGTPAAIGYAEGAGLPFELGIIRNHYVGRTFIEPSDQIRHMGVKLKHNANRSVLKGKRVVLVDDSIVRGTTSMKIVEMVRDAGAAEVHMRIASPPTTDSCFYGVDTPEKSKLIASRMSVEELTRYIRVDSLAYLSIDGLYRAAGQDSRHDVPQYCDACFTGEYPTTLTDRTDRLPQDHLAFLEKA
- a CDS encoding CvpA family protein, producing the protein MNIAILDGVVIAVVFISAVLAMFRGFVREVLSIAAWVAAAILAYMFYEQALPYVSQYVDNQTIAIGLSAAGIFLVSLIVVSLITMKISDFVMDSPVGPVDRLVGFVFGAARGLLLVVVAVIFFNWLVAAPERPAWVTTAASYPRLSELGNRLLAAIPDDPERAIRGAFEDGAGSSTPPAGSQPTIGTPGAVPGTPGAVPATPGATPGTTSGTGTTSNQPSPQQEPATPGAPTTGGTSGTDDNTVIQPQPLGGNTSAN
- a CDS encoding replicative DNA helicase produces the protein MNQPLDHAALEIRTAPQNVEIEQQLLGALLVNNEAFYRVSDFLKTEHFYVEPHRRIFEIAGKLIRAGKVATPLTVKTFFAAEETIAELPAVEYLARLAANATTIINAVDYGRSIFDLAVRRQLITIGEEMVSEAYTSDVDVTPRQQIEGVERKLYELAENGEINQGFVDFTNALTAAVEMADAAFHRAGALSGIATGLSDLDRLMGGLQRSDLVVLAGRPAMGKTSLATNIGFAVARAFRRGMENGVNKTVDGGIVGFFSLEMSAEQLATRILAEQSGISSALIRRGAFEEHQFQDLVSAATAMQTLPFYIDQTGGISIGALAARARRLKRQKGLDLLIVDYLQLLSGSGKPGASRVNEITEITTGLKALAKELEVPIVALSQLSRQVENRDDKRPQLADLRESGSIEQDADVVLFVFREEYYLQSRKPPEGSQEFFEWEAKMEACHGIAEVIVAKQRHGPTGTVKLQFEAELTRFGNLAPGQVAVTYE
- the radA gene encoding DNA repair protein RadA; protein product: MAKRAARFVCQECGAVTSRWSGKCESCGEWNTIVEEAATADIMAAATGKTSRAKGRRLVLSSLDTPIPEAPRIETGIAEFDRVTGGGLVPGSAVLIGGDPGIGKSTLLLQVAATLADSGRRVVYVTGEEATAQVQLRARRLGADKSAVALAAETEVETILETLSAGPPPALVVIDSIQTLQTSIAEASPGTVTQVRASAQALIRYAKLSGAAVILVGHVTKDGQLAGPRVVEHMVDAVLTFEGDPSHAFRLLRGSKNRFGPTDELGVFEMTGGGLREVDNPSELFLGERDVSSPGAAVFAGMEGTRPLLVEVQALVAPSRLATPRRAVLGWDSSRLSMVLAVLEARCALVLSSHDIYLAVAGGLRIAEPAADLAVAAALISSRAGIALPPDVVYFGEVSLSGRVRPVPHASGRLKEAAKLGFRGAIVPPQAAADSEGCATSEVALLSDLVHRIAPNGFADERQASSFGDD
- a CDS encoding GFA family protein — its product is MTRTATCSCGGLRIDVVDEPRAVGICHCIACQRRTGSVFATLAAFLPPYTVTGEATEYVRIGDQGSRMVFRFCPRCGTTVFHTEEGSDYVSVAVGAFADPGFPAPRASVYDSRRHHWVRLPEGIATYETDPD